A part of Sebastes umbrosus isolate fSebUmb1 chromosome 21, fSebUmb1.pri, whole genome shotgun sequence genomic DNA contains:
- the si:ch211-285f17.1 gene encoding sickle tail protein homolog isoform X14 — MSESDAPTAFTRGSRVRASLPVVRSTNQTKDRSLGVLYLQYGDETKQLRMPNEITGIDTIRALFVSAFPQQLNMKMLESPSVAVYVKDDMRNMYYELTDVRNITDHSCLKVYHKDPAQAFSHGPRPANGDARMHSEMVHAVRDGPHPLRQPPMGPPPHHPMQGALPPSPHSMPPSPSRIPFGPRQGSIPGNATLPRDRLSNANPPARSISPCPSAILERRDVKPDEDRSTKSHSLSRGNEGLYADPYLLHGPHQSPGLDGPDHVMGGFHRASIRSTSSYSGPSPTDTMDHPSLYRQKSRNSQLPTLGSKTPPPSPHRMTEVRMIDIHGGPPHGGPPHGGPPHGMPPHGVPPHGVPPHGVPPHGMPPHGVPPHGVPPHGVPMDRSSPVRQSFRKEEVAGTKPRNNMGSPVVSDLQGHLQGPIPAANEHQTRVRMKAMEQQIASLTGLVQHALLKEPNTSGTKELLSERPPKTSSPAHSAHSSGGSPVLAPKSNAAPSDKAPLKVNLLQFRKNVSDLRMQLHQMRQQQLQNQEALRVQLKRAEQEISVKLAEAMRGLEDPVQRQRALVEEDRHKYLGLEERVLTQLGELEQYVGSLQKDSAATQRVVTLKDVEEGAVTLRKVGESLAGLKGEFPALQTRMRSVLRVEVEAVKFLKEEPHKLDSMLKRVKSLTDTLSSLRRCASEGSQKGPEPSANVPVDNSPSAAAESPAASVQPGSPLEPQSSTIKSEVMPSSPVVIHHVQSSPVLIQQSQQSAALTAQPSPPLTPSPSHTPSPIPTKIQGRESPKGAASDPPSPARQKKTQGNPVNNGNGAPTQGLVIEELQTSQDKSKNRAMSIEAAEKEWEERRQNLGHYDGKEFEKILQEAQFNMMKGIPSLEVEENPALPPAYPAEQADINNTVESPTEEPQSEPPSDKPGKKVPEKLPKPVMVEKPAKPAPERPPKTPTTKPAPTDSFTKQGSEKSCKSPPPPPPRKTYSSSSSGMTTTRSGEVVYTSRKESVSAQEGEEDTPPPSPLPKPNKVPPETKPKPATPPPVTASVTTEEEDEGDKIMAELQVFQMCTVKDVGVKNLVEPTSRIEPQIRELRPGPLLPLKEKKQSSEPTREDKDPDTDENGNTTVRQSKGVIYYVTGQIPKEPPPPPGTEETPEHREPPSQVSNVNVNDNSPSQQQQRPPPLSPPLSPPLSPPPKSPVSPPPKSPVTPPPISPKPVGLKFKLPRTQMKRSESLKTGAEMEKGKILHKINTEKKSKIIQLRVSSKNIKPEPVVTTTTSTIKEAPVALPKKAPSEDNDPPKAICEEAYEEASLSPDLPGEEAPPPPDNIAFMITNTKVQALSCGEYQELVNAKKGNVQTVTVGNATNRGNGTEEPSEPQDNGFNRKPVIIIFDEPMDIRSAYKRLSTIFESEDELDRMLASECIEEESEESDTERSSGLQVKTGGTELVDGKNVTTSQAAADHVSLSSSSSSSVSELTDSGVNSESNGDAKQDGKKKFKFKFPKKQLAALTQAIRSGTKSGKKTLQVVVYEDEEESDGTIREHKEAKRFEITRSKSLADAPKATPLKRQNSDSILRTDEIKKNTYKTLDSLEQTIKQLETTISEMGPLSPTEPVATEEAMAGNGKSSDGVGLKRSSSLPTSRGSGPKVPSKLSLLKKTKPQLLPRPVVIPTTTTTTVPSAPSTVQQIPLQNTSVASPTSRMPVPLSAKSRQSPGTTDKAGKQQKLQDAQRQFRQANGSAKRVGGDHKTTSPATPTSKIPAFYPSSPKGSSQSAQNSDATNPINPSSSSSVTKSSILSSHAPRSVPQPSSHIPSLSNGCLKLPTPSSQHTGKTLSFSSQPQNGRVHSSSSSSFSSSSSSSSSPSPLSPTPLGPGGKSIRTIHTPSFTSYRSHNGSSGKSCIPTATAAKDAT, encoded by the exons GTGTGCTGTACCTGCAGTACGGGGACGAGACCAAACAGCTCCGCATGCCTAATGAGATCACCGGCATCGACACCATCAGAGCTCTGTTTGTTAGTGCCTTCCCGCAGCAGCTCAACATGAAGATGCTGGAGTCGCCCAGCGTCGCCGTGTACGTCAAAGACGACATGAGAAATATGTACTACGAGCTCACTGATGTCAG GAACATCACGGATCACTCCTGCCTGAAAGTGTACCACAAAGACCCGGCGCAGGCGTTCAGCCACGGGCCGAGACCTGCCAATGGCGATGCCAGG ATGCACAGTGAGATGGTGCATGCCGTTCGTGATGGCCCACATCCTCTGAGACAGCCCCCCATGGGTCCCCCACCACACCACCCCATGCAGGGAGCACTTCCTCCGAGCCCCCACTCCATGCCCCCATCCCCCTCCAGAATCCCATTCGGCCCACGGCAGGGATCTATACCTGGCAACGCCACTCTCCCAAGGGATCGGCTGTCTAATGCCAACCCTCCGGCCCGCTCCATCTCGCCCTGTCCCAGCGCCATCCTGGAGAGACGGGACGTCAAGCCGGATGAGGACCGGAGCACTAAAAGCCACAGTCTATCCAGGGGAAATGAGGGGTTGTATGCAGACCCGTACTTGCTCCATGGACCACACCAAAGCCCTGGGCTTGATGGTCCAGATCATGTCATGGGGGGATTTCACCGTGCCTCCATCCGCTCCACAAGCTCTTACAGCGGGCCCAGCCCAACAGACACTATGGATCACCCCTCTCTGTACAGGCAGAAGTCCAGAAACAGCCAGCTGCCTACGTTGGGCTCCAAGACTCCTCCACCATCCCCTCACCGGATGACGGAGGTACGGATGATTGACATCCATGGCGGGCCTCCTCATGGCGGGCCTCCTCATGGCGGGCCTCCTCATGGCATGCCACCTCATGGTGTGCCTCCTCATGGCGTGCCACCTCACGGCGTGCCACCTCACGGCATGCCACCACATGGTGTGCCACCTCATGGTGTGCCACCACATGGTGTTCCCATGGATAGAAGCTCACCTGTGCGCCAGTCCTTCAGGAAGGAGGAGGTGGCAGGGACCAAGCCCCGGAACAACATGGGATCACCTGTAGTTTCAGACCTCCAGGGTCACCTCCAGGGGCCCATCCCAGCGGCCAATGAGCATCAGACACG AGTGCGAATGAAGGCTATGGAGCAACAGATTGCCAGCTTGACTGGTCTTGTTCAGCATGCACTTTTAAAGGAGCCAAACACTAGTGGCACCAAGGAGCTACTAAG CGAGAGACCGCCGAAGACATCCTCTCCAGCCCACAGCGCACACAGCTCAG GTGGTTCCCCAGTCTTGGCTCCCAAGAGCAACGCAGCTCCATCAGACAAGGCTCCTCTCAAAGTCAACCTCCTGCAGTTCAGGAAGAACGTCTCTGACCTCAGGATGCAACTCCATCAGATGAGACAGCAGCAG CTCCAGAACCAGGAGGCGTTACGAGTCCAGCTGAAGCGGGCAGAGCAGGAAATCAGTGTTAAACTTGCGGAGGCCATGCGGGGTCTGGAGGACCCTGTTCAGAGGCAGAGAGCTTTGGTGGAAGAGGACAGGCACAAGTACTTGGGCCTGGAGGAGCGTGTCCTCACACAACTCGG TGAGCTGGAGCAGTATGTCGGCTCTCTGCAGAAAGACTCGGCAGCGACACAAAGAGTGGTGACCCTGAAGGACGTAGAGGAGGGAGCTGTGACTCTGAGGAAGGTGGGAGAGTCTCTGGCAGGGCTCAAAG GAGAGTTCCCAGCCCTACAAACCAGGATGCGGTCCGTGCTCCGGGTGGAAGTGGAAGCTGTTAAGTTTCTGAAGGAGGAGCCTCATAAACTGGACAGCATGCTGAAAAGGGTCAAGAGCCTGACTGACACACTCAGCAGTCTGAGAAG ATGTGCTAGTGAGGGCTCTCAGAAAGGACCTGAACCCTCTGCTAATGTCCCAGTGGACAACAgcccttcagcagcagcagaatctCCCGCAGCATCAGTCCAGCCCGGCTCCCCGCTGGAGCCCCAGAGCTCCACCATCAAATCGGAGGTGATGCCTTCCTCTCCAGTGGTCATCCATCATGTCCAGAGCTCCCCGGTCCTCATCCAGCAGTCCCAGCAGTCTGCGGCCCTGACGGCTCAGCCCAGTCCGCCACTCACCCCCAGCCCCTCTCACACCCCAAGTCCCATCCCGACCAAGATTCAAGGTCGTGAATCTCCCAAGGGGGCAGCCTCGGATCCACCGAGTCCCGCCCGTCAAAAGAAGACGCAAGGGAACCCGGTGAATAATGGCAACGGCGCTCCCACCCAGGGTCTGGTCATAGAGGAGCTCCAGACCAGTCAGGACAAGagcaaaaacagagctatgTCCATAGAG GCAGCAGAGAAGGAGTGGGAAGAGAGGAGGCAGAACTTGGGTCATTATGATGGGAAAGAGTTCGAGAAGATCCTCCAGGAGGCCCAGTTCAACATGATGAAGGGCATTCCCAGTCTAGAGGTGGAGGAGAACCCAGCACTGCCCCCTGCTTACCCTGCAGAACAAGCAGACATCAACAACACTGTGGAGTCACCGACAG AAGAGCCCCAGTCTGAGCCTCCCTCTGACAAACCAGGCAAGAAGGTGCCTGAGAAACTCCCAAAGCCTGTGATGGTGGAGAAACCAGCCAAACCTGCACCGGAGAGACCCCCCAAGACTCCTACTACCAAGCCGGCGCCCACTGACAGCTTTACCAAGCAAGGGTCTGAAAAGTCCTGCAAgtccccaccaccacctcctccaagGAAGACCTACTCCAGCTCAAGCTCAGGCATGACCACCACACGCTCTGGAGAAGTGGTCTACACCAGCAGAAAAGAGTCTGTCTCGGCTCAG GAGGGTGAAGAGgacactccacctcccagtccCCTACCCAAACCCAACAAGGTTCCACCAGAGACCAAGCCGAAGCCAGCCACCCCTCCCCCCGTCACCGCTTCTGTTAccacagaagaggaggatgaaggggaCAAGATCATGGCAGAGCTCCAG GTTTTCCAGATGTGCACGGTTAAGGATGTAGGGGTGAAAAATTTGGTAGAACCCACCTCTCGAATTGAACCGCAAATCAGAGAGCTAAGACCGGGGCCCTTATTGCCCCTCAAAGAGAAAAAG CAGAGCTCAGAGCCTACTCGAGAGGATAAAGACCCCGACACAGATGAAAATGGGAACACTACTGTCCGACAGAGCAAAGGG GTCATATACTATGTGACTGGCCAGATTCCCAAAGAGCCTCCACCGCCGCCAGGAACGGAGGAAACCCCCGAACACCGAGAGCCTCCATCACAGGTGTCAAATGTCAATGTTAACGACAATTCTccaagccagcagcagcagcggccgcCACCACTGTCTCCACCACTGTCTCCACCACTGTCTCCACCGCCCAAATCACCTGTATCACCTCCACCCAAATCACCTGTAACACCTCCACCTATATCACCCAAACCCGTGGGACTGAAATTCAAACTTCCGAGGACGCAAATGAAACGCTCCGAGTCCTTGAAGACCGGCGCAGAAATGGAGAAGGGGAAAATCCTCCACAAAATTAACactgaaaagaaaagtaaaatcaTCCAGCTACGTGTTTCTAGTAAGAATATAAAACCTGAGCCTGTGGTAACCACGACAACCAGCACCATAAAAGAGGCGCCTGTTGCTCTACCAAAAAAGGCTCCTAGCGAGGACAACGATCCACCTAAAGCTATCTGTGAGGAGGCATATGAGGAGGCTAGTCTTAGTCCTGACTTACCTGGAGAAGAGGCGCCGCCGCCCCCTGACAACATAGCGTTTATGATCACCAACACCAAAGTTCAGGCCCTGTCCTGTGGCGAGTACCAGGAACTGGTCAATGCCAAGAAAGGAAACGTCCAGACTGTTACTGTAGGCAACGCCACTAACCGAGGGAACGGCACAGAGGAACCCAGTGAGCCACAGGATAACGGCTTCAACAGGAAGCCCGTCATCATCATTTTCGACGAGCCCATGGACATCCGTTCAGCGTACAAGCGCCTGTCCACCATCTTTGAAAGTGAGGATGAGCTGGACAGGATGCTGGCGTCGGAGTGCATCGAGGAGGAGAGCGAGGAGTCGGATACGGAGAGGAGTAGCGGGCTGCAGGTTAAAACAGGAGGGACCGAGTTGGTTGACGGCAAAAACGTCACCACTTCACAGGCCGCTGCAGACCACGTTAGCTTGTCATCCTCATCTTCGTCTTCCGTCTCTGAGCTGACAGACAGTGGAGTGAACTCAGAGTCAAACGGTGACGCCAAGCAGGACGGTAAGAAGAAGTTCAAGTTTAAGTTCCCGAAGAAACAGCTGGCAGCGCTGACCCAGGCGATTCGCTCGGGCACCAAGTCAGGAAAGAAGACTTTACAGGTGGTCGTGTACGAAGACGAAGAGGAGTCCGACGGCACTATCAGGGAGCACAAAGAAGCGAAGAGATTCGAGATTACGCGCTCAAAATCCTTAGCGGACGCTCCCAAGGCGACGCCGCTGAAGAGGCAGAACTCCGACTCCATCCTCAGGACGGATGAGATCAAGAAGAACACCTACAAGACGCTGGACAGCCTGGAGCAGACCATCAAGCAGCTGGAGACCACCATCAGTGAGATGGGACCGCTCTCCCCAACGGAGCCGGTCGCCACGGAGGAAGCTATGGCAGGGAATGGGAAAAGCTCAGACGGAGTGGGGCTGAAGAGgtcttcctctctccctaccTCCAGAGGGTCAGGCCCTAAGGTACCCAGCAAACTCTCACTGCTGAAGAAGACTAAACCTCAGCTCCTTCCTCGCCCTGTAGTCATCcctactaccaccaccaccactgtcCCCAGTGCCCCCAGCACCGTACAACAG ATCCCCTTGCAGAACACCAGTGTCGCTTCCCCTACTAGTCGGATGCCCGTCCCTTTGTCTGCGAAGTCCAGGCAGTCGCCGGGTACTACTGACAAAGCGGGAAAACAGCAAAAACTGCAGGACGCTCAGAGGCAGTTCCGACAG GCTAACGGAAGTGCTAAAAGAGTGGGAGGGGATCATAAAACTACTTCCCCTGCTACACCCACCTCTAAAATCCCTGCTTTTTATCCTAGCTCTCCTAAAGGCAGCTCCCAGTCTGCACAAAACTCAGATGCTACTAATCCCATTaacccttcctcttcctcctctgtgacaaagTCCTCCATCCTGTCCTCTCACGCTCCCCGTTCCGTTCCCCAACCCTCCTCCCACATCCCCTCCCTGTCTAACGGATGCCTCAAACTCCCCACGCCCTCCTCACAGCACACAGGTAAAACTCTCTCGTTCTCCTCGCAGCCTCAGAATGGTCGAgtgcactcctcctcctcctcttcattctcctcctcctcatcctcctcctcctccccctcccctctgTCGCCCACACCTTTGGGCCCAGGTGGAAAGAGCATCCGCACCATACACACCCCCAGCTTCACCAGCTACAGATCCCACAACGGCAGCAGCGGCAAATCCTGCATCCCAACAGCCACAGCAGCTAAGGACGCTACCTAG